In a genomic window of Infirmifilum sp. NZ:
- the acs gene encoding acetate--CoA ligase: protein MGVLPVEQRKVLTTRLEELRTKALENPEEFWDEHARALEWFRIWDKVLDDSQKPFYRWFVGGKINASYNALDRHVRTWRKNKVALVWEGEDGEVRKYTYRDLYVEVNRVAALLKNFGVKPGDRIALYLPMIPELPIFMLAAARIGAVHTVVFSGFSSDSLARRINDSRAKLLVTADGGFRRGKVVPLKEIADKALEQTFSVENVIVVKRAGVNVNMVEGRDFWFHTLMEGISRSAYVEPEKLDANHPLFILYTSGTTGAPKGIYHSTGGYLVWVYWTLKWAFNPNDEDVWWCTADIGWITGHSYVVYGPLMHGLTTVMYEGAPDYPAPDRTWSIIEKHGVTAFYTSPTAIRMFMRYGNHWVEMHDLSSLRILGSVGEPINPEAWEWYFKVVGKGKCPIIDTWWQTETGGFMIAPTAGIDLVPLKPGSCTLPLPGVDAEVLTEDGAVAPPNTQGYLVVRKPWPGMLLGVWGDPNRYIETYWSRLPGFYYPGDYAMRDEDGYFWVLGRADEVLKVAAHRIGTMELESALVSHPAVAEAAVVGKPDPIKGEVPVAFVVLREGFTPSVKLEEELMNLVSETIGPIAKPANIFFVRKLPKTRSGKIMRSVIRAIVKGEQNLGDVTTIEDPSAIEELKMIVGNSRSQ from the coding sequence ATGGGTGTGCTTCCGGTAGAGCAGAGGAAGGTCCTCACGACTAGACTCGAAGAGCTCAGGACTAAGGCGCTTGAAAACCCGGAAGAGTTCTGGGACGAGCACGCCCGCGCGCTGGAGTGGTTCAGGATTTGGGACAAAGTGCTGGACGACTCCCAGAAGCCCTTCTACAGGTGGTTTGTCGGGGGGAAGATCAACGCCAGCTACAACGCGCTGGATAGGCACGTCAGGACCTGGAGGAAGAACAAGGTCGCGCTAGTGTGGGAGGGTGAGGATGGCGAGGTAAGGAAGTACACGTACAGGGACTTGTATGTGGAAGTTAACAGGGTGGCTGCTCTCCTCAAGAACTTCGGGGTTAAGCCTGGTGACAGAATAGCTCTCTACCTGCCGATGATCCCAGAGCTCCCGATCTTCATGCTCGCTGCCGCCAGGATCGGCGCTGTGCACACTGTGGTGTTCTCGGGATTCAGCAGCGACTCCTTGGCCCGAAGGATCAACGACTCGAGGGCCAAGCTCCTCGTGACAGCCGACGGAGGGTTCAGGCGGGGGAAAGTAGTGCCGCTTAAAGAGATAGCCGACAAGGCGTTGGAGCAGACGTTCTCTGTCGAGAACGTTATCGTTGTTAAGCGCGCGGGGGTGAACGTGAACATGGTTGAGGGGAGGGACTTCTGGTTCCACACCCTAATGGAGGGCATAAGCAGGAGTGCGTACGTTGAGCCCGAGAAGCTGGACGCTAACCACCCGCTATTCATCCTCTACACATCCGGTACCACCGGTGCTCCTAAGGGAATCTACCACAGCACGGGGGGCTACTTAGTCTGGGTCTACTGGACGCTAAAGTGGGCTTTCAACCCCAACGATGAAGACGTGTGGTGGTGCACAGCCGACATCGGGTGGATAACAGGTCACAGCTACGTGGTTTACGGGCCTTTAATGCACGGCCTAACAACCGTGATGTACGAAGGGGCTCCGGACTACCCAGCCCCCGATCGGACATGGAGCATCATCGAGAAGCACGGAGTCACCGCGTTTTACACTTCGCCAACCGCGATCAGGATGTTCATGCGCTACGGCAACCACTGGGTTGAGATGCATGATTTATCGTCGCTCAGAATACTCGGCAGCGTCGGGGAGCCAATAAACCCCGAGGCCTGGGAATGGTACTTCAAGGTGGTGGGCAAGGGCAAGTGCCCCATCATCGACACGTGGTGGCAGACAGAGACCGGAGGCTTCATGATAGCTCCTACCGCGGGCATCGACCTAGTTCCCTTAAAGCCCGGCTCTTGCACCCTGCCACTCCCGGGCGTTGATGCGGAGGTTCTAACGGAAGACGGCGCGGTGGCTCCTCCAAACACTCAGGGCTACCTGGTGGTGAGGAAGCCCTGGCCCGGCATGCTGCTGGGCGTATGGGGCGACCCTAATCGCTACATCGAAACGTACTGGAGCAGGTTACCGGGCTTCTACTACCCGGGCGACTACGCCATGAGAGACGAGGATGGGTACTTTTGGGTTCTCGGCAGGGCAGACGAGGTTCTGAAGGTTGCGGCGCACAGGATTGGGACGATGGAGCTGGAGAGCGCTCTAGTCTCGCACCCGGCCGTGGCTGAGGCCGCTGTAGTCGGGAAGCCCGACCCTATTAAGGGAGAAGTCCCGGTAGCGTTCGTGGTATTGCGGGAGGGGTTTACGCCGAGCGTTAAGCTCGAAGAGGAGCTAATGAACCTCGTCTCGGAGACCATAGGGCCGATTGCAAAGCCCGCTAACATCTTCTTCGTGCGAAAGCTCCCTAAAACAAGGAGCGGTAAAATAATGAGGAGTGTCATAAGGGCGATCGTGAAGGGGGAGCAGAATCTGGGTGATGTCACCACTATCGAAGACCCCTCCGCTATCGAGGAGCTGAAGATGATTGTGGGGAACTCGAGAAGTCAATGA
- a CDS encoding winged helix-turn-helix domain-containing protein: protein MRVDLIVIARILDALYSEGRMKKTHLQMASRLNYPAFTRYLGWLEEKGLLRVVEGDDGEYIELTQKGRESYERVVVWLKEYVGRL, encoded by the coding sequence ATGCGAGTCGACCTCATAGTGATCGCCCGTATACTCGACGCGCTCTACAGTGAGGGTAGGATGAAGAAGACCCACCTCCAGATGGCGAGCAGGCTCAACTACCCGGCTTTTACCAGATACCTCGGCTGGCTGGAGGAAAAGGGGCTTCTGCGCGTTGTTGAGGGGGATGACGGGGAATACATAGAGCTGACGCAGAAGGGCAGGGAAAGCTACGAGAGGGTTGTTGTCTGGCTCAAAGAGTACGTGGGTAGGTTATGA
- a CDS encoding xylulokinase, whose product MQKEYILAVDVGTTTVKSALFHVTGKLLALEGQEYPTYFPRPGWAEQDPDDWWNTAVQVVRGVLKKSRVDPGSILGVCASSQRETMAFLDESGRSLGRVPIWMDRRSAPQAEKIKERINPEEIYRKTGLVVDATFTATKLLWFKENQPELLKRAKVGLQPKDYIIYRLTGVTVTDHTVASRTMLFNIHSQRWDDELIRDLGLGEYADLLPESLPSWEVAGEVTPEAASLTGLRAGTPVLAGTGDRTAEILGAGILDPSRVEESTGTGSTTATLLREPRLDPKMRFSVGVGPIPGTWALEAGMSTAGAILRWFRDNLAEGVNLLASSTKRRAYEYLDMEAEYVPPGSNGLIVLPFFSGARSPRWNPHARGVIFGLTVFHTRAHIFRAMMEGVAYELRKILEVLREFEIKPSELVLMGGGAKSPTWARIKSNVTGLEVVLPELLDAALGGDAMLVAVASGAVGSYGEAAKLFFKERVRIKPEAGAVEIYSRYYSLYERLAEVLNDYFKEVSQLAEVPVVTPPWDIEKLVHLLLKLES is encoded by the coding sequence ATGCAGAAGGAGTACATTCTAGCCGTAGACGTTGGCACAACCACTGTTAAATCGGCCCTGTTTCACGTAACCGGCAAGCTTCTCGCATTAGAGGGGCAGGAGTACCCGACATACTTCCCGCGCCCGGGGTGGGCGGAGCAAGATCCGGATGACTGGTGGAACACTGCAGTGCAGGTAGTTCGAGGTGTCCTCAAGAAGTCGAGGGTGGATCCTGGGAGTATTCTAGGTGTGTGCGCAAGCAGCCAGCGGGAGACCATGGCTTTCCTAGATGAGAGCGGGCGTAGCCTCGGACGTGTTCCAATTTGGATGGACAGGAGGAGCGCGCCGCAAGCCGAGAAAATAAAGGAGAGGATCAACCCAGAGGAAATATACAGGAAAACGGGTCTAGTCGTCGACGCAACGTTCACCGCAACGAAGCTCTTGTGGTTCAAGGAAAATCAGCCCGAGCTTCTTAAAAGGGCTAAGGTGGGCCTGCAGCCTAAAGACTACATTATTTACAGATTGACCGGGGTAACCGTCACAGATCACACTGTAGCGTCGCGAACGATGCTTTTCAACATACACTCCCAGCGCTGGGATGACGAGCTGATAAGAGACCTCGGGCTAGGCGAGTACGCTGACCTCCTCCCGGAGTCGCTACCTAGCTGGGAAGTCGCCGGCGAAGTTACACCCGAAGCTGCCTCCTTGACCGGCTTGAGGGCAGGCACGCCGGTGCTAGCCGGGACGGGGGACAGGACCGCCGAGATCCTCGGGGCGGGTATCCTTGACCCCAGCCGAGTGGAGGAGTCTACGGGCACTGGTTCGACTACGGCAACCCTGCTCAGGGAGCCGCGCCTAGACCCAAAGATGAGGTTCTCTGTGGGGGTTGGGCCTATACCTGGCACGTGGGCCCTTGAAGCTGGTATGTCGACCGCTGGGGCTATACTGAGGTGGTTCCGGGACAACCTCGCTGAGGGCGTTAACCTGCTGGCTAGCTCAACCAAGCGCAGGGCCTACGAGTACCTAGATATGGAGGCCGAGTACGTTCCACCCGGATCCAACGGCTTAATAGTCCTACCGTTTTTCTCCGGTGCTCGGAGTCCGCGTTGGAACCCCCACGCTAGGGGCGTCATCTTCGGGTTAACGGTGTTCCACACGAGGGCCCACATCTTCAGAGCCATGATGGAGGGGGTCGCCTACGAGTTGAGGAAGATCCTAGAGGTTCTGAGAGAGTTCGAGATAAAGCCGTCGGAGCTCGTGCTGATGGGCGGGGGTGCGAAGTCGCCCACGTGGGCTCGGATTAAGTCGAACGTCACAGGCCTGGAGGTGGTTTTGCCGGAGCTACTGGACGCCGCCCTCGGCGGTGACGCCATGCTGGTGGCGGTTGCCAGCGGGGCCGTCGGCAGCTACGGAGAGGCGGCGAAGTTGTTCTTCAAGGAGAGAGTGAGGATCAAGCCCGAGGCAGGCGCCGTGGAGATCTACAGTCGCTACTACTCCCTCTACGAGAGGCTCGCCGAGGTCCTTAACGACTATTTTAAGGAGGTCTCGCAGTTAGCCGAAGTACCGGTGGTCACTCCACCGTGGGACATCGAGAAGCTTGTCCACCTGCTGTTAAAGCTCGAGTCATAA
- a CDS encoding acyltransferase gives MSQRGFYAHPTAVVEEGAEVGEGTRIWHFAHVRSGARIGRNCNIGKDVYIDAGAVVGDRVKIQNGVSVYRGVVIEDDVFVGPYAVFTNDKYPRAFSTDWEVVPTVVKRGASIGANATIVCGVTIGEYAMVAAGSVVTKDVPPHGLVAGNPARLIGFVCYCGRPLKEKVGETSESVIFRCSHCGREVAIKKEHLKTAGKASG, from the coding sequence ATGAGCCAAAGAGGCTTTTACGCGCACCCCACAGCGGTAGTAGAGGAGGGCGCGGAGGTGGGGGAGGGGACGCGTATATGGCACTTCGCGCACGTGAGATCCGGGGCGCGCATTGGGAGAAACTGCAACATAGGTAAGGACGTGTACATTGACGCTGGTGCCGTGGTGGGGGACCGGGTGAAAATACAGAACGGCGTGTCCGTCTACCGCGGCGTGGTCATCGAGGATGACGTCTTCGTGGGACCGTATGCGGTGTTCACGAACGACAAGTACCCTCGAGCATTCTCCACCGACTGGGAGGTCGTTCCCACAGTCGTGAAGAGGGGGGCAAGCATAGGGGCCAATGCTACGATCGTGTGCGGAGTCACTATAGGCGAGTACGCCATGGTCGCCGCCGGGAGCGTTGTAACGAAAGACGTCCCACCTCACGGTCTCGTCGCGGGGAACCCGGCCCGCCTCATAGGCTTCGTGTGCTACTGTGGGAGGCCGCTTAAAGAGAAGGTTGGTGAGACTAGTGAGAGCGTTATCTTCAGGTGCTCCCACTGCGGTCGAGAAGTTGCTATAAAGAAGGAGCACCTCAAAACCGCTGGAAAAGCTAGCGGTTAA
- the rnhB gene encoding ribonuclease HII gives MVAGIDEAGRGPLIGPMVVAIACANPVKLKWLEALGVKDSKLVSPGRREKIRRALDSILEYSALRVVPPDEIDKAVQRVGFASLNELELRVMAELVLEARKRVPVEKVYVDSPDPVPERFGRRLSELIGGGVEVVAENHADRKYIIVSAASIIAKAERERIVSELKKIYGDFGSGYPSDPKTLRFVAMWIERKGALPPIVRRSWSTLKNLK, from the coding sequence GTGGTTGCAGGTATCGACGAAGCGGGTAGGGGGCCTCTCATAGGGCCAATGGTTGTCGCGATCGCGTGTGCCAACCCTGTTAAGCTCAAGTGGCTGGAGGCTTTGGGCGTTAAAGACTCAAAGCTCGTTTCCCCGGGACGCCGGGAGAAGATACGGAGAGCTTTAGACAGCATCCTAGAATACTCCGCTTTGCGCGTTGTCCCTCCGGACGAGATAGACAAGGCTGTGCAGAGGGTAGGGTTCGCGAGCTTAAACGAGCTGGAGCTTAGGGTCATGGCTGAGCTGGTGCTCGAGGCGAGGAAAAGGGTTCCCGTCGAGAAAGTGTACGTGGACTCCCCTGACCCGGTACCGGAGAGGTTTGGCAGGAGGCTGTCTGAGCTGATAGGCGGAGGAGTTGAGGTTGTGGCCGAGAACCACGCAGACAGAAAGTACATTATAGTTTCAGCAGCTTCGATCATCGCTAAGGCCGAGCGCGAGAGAATAGTGAGCGAGCTCAAGAAGATCTACGGCGACTTCGGTTCAGGGTACCCATCGGATCCAAAGACCCTCAGGTTCGTCGCCATGTGGATTGAGAGGAAGGGGGCACTACCTCCAATAGTCCGCAGGTCCTGGAGCACTCTGAAAAACCTTAAGTAG
- a CDS encoding nicotinamide-nucleotide adenylyltransferase has protein sequence MFGRTLFPGRFQPVHKGHVEALRWLLGISEEVIVLVTAAQYSFTFENPFTAGERITMLRRALREVWDRLYVIPLDNIPDNSLWLDYVEKRVPGFEAVCTGNPFVELLARAKGYEVVRPPNFDRELFQGRLVRRLIAEGGKWDELVPVEVAEYIKSIGGEDRLRLLASTENVVFKL, from the coding sequence GTGTTCGGTAGGACATTGTTCCCAGGACGTTTCCAACCTGTTCACAAAGGACACGTTGAAGCCTTACGCTGGTTACTCGGGATCAGCGAGGAGGTGATCGTGCTGGTCACGGCGGCGCAGTACAGCTTCACGTTCGAGAACCCCTTCACCGCCGGGGAGAGGATTACGATGCTGAGGCGCGCGCTCAGAGAGGTTTGGGACAGGCTTTACGTGATTCCCTTAGACAACATTCCCGACAATTCTCTCTGGCTAGACTACGTTGAGAAGCGTGTACCTGGATTCGAAGCCGTCTGCACTGGCAATCCCTTTGTGGAGCTCCTTGCACGCGCTAAGGGATATGAGGTCGTGAGGCCGCCAAACTTCGATAGGGAGCTTTTCCAGGGAAGGCTTGTGAGGAGGCTGATCGCAGAGGGAGGTAAGTGGGATGAGCTTGTCCCAGTGGAGGTTGCCGAGTACATTAAAAGCATAGGAGGGGAGGATAGACTGCGCCTGCTGGCTTCAACCGAGAACGTCGTGTTCAAGCTCTAG
- the tatA gene encoding Sec-independent protein translocase subunit TatA/TatB, which translates to MYPVGGYPVIPLQFNIGPTEILLLIVIALILFGPKKLPELAKAAGEAVRIFREESQKITSSVEEAASPKPQATSLSDEELRKLAEKLGVESEGKSKEELVEEVIKKAKEKGLI; encoded by the coding sequence ATGTACCCGGTTGGAGGCTACCCGGTGATCCCCCTTCAGTTCAACATAGGTCCCACCGAGATACTCCTCCTCATCGTAATCGCGCTAATACTCTTTGGGCCGAAGAAGCTTCCCGAGCTCGCTAAGGCCGCCGGTGAGGCTGTCAGGATATTCCGGGAGGAGAGCCAGAAGATAACCTCTTCGGTTGAAGAGGCGGCATCCCCTAAACCCCAAGCAACCTCCCTCTCAGATGAGGAGCTTAGAAAGCTCGCCGAGAAGCTTGGCGTGGAATCCGAGGGCAAGTCCAAGGAAGAACTCGTTGAAGAAGTGATCAAGAAGGCTAAGGAGAAAGGCCTCATATAG
- a CDS encoding isoaspartyl peptidase/L-asparaginase family protein yields the protein MPREVLVIHGGAGRFRPSILEERAAIEEALRSALYDGMSALSSGNALDAVEAAVKSMEGSGVFNAGKGASLNLLGEQELDASVMFGRDLSFGAVASLKYTWNAVSLARKVMERTDHVFLVGYGADKLAEALGFERIPPPSPRLLERYRELLEKVRSLGYDLWRRNFEIVRLFLPDTVGAVALDRDGNLAAATSTGGLWLKLPGRVGDTPLPGAGVYAENGVVAVSATGIGELIARYLAAARVAFKVKSGVSVEQAVRDVVHEVTRLFSEENTIGLIALDAAGNIGIHSNCEVFLRGYTFKGGEPRVALLGSEEPH from the coding sequence GTGCCACGAGAAGTGCTCGTAATTCACGGCGGTGCGGGGAGGTTCAGACCCTCTATTTTGGAGGAGCGGGCAGCGATCGAGGAGGCATTGCGCTCAGCCCTCTATGATGGCATGAGTGCGCTATCCTCGGGAAACGCTCTGGATGCGGTTGAAGCGGCGGTGAAGAGCATGGAAGGCTCCGGCGTCTTCAACGCGGGAAAAGGAGCATCACTTAACCTTCTGGGAGAGCAGGAGCTTGACGCGAGCGTGATGTTCGGGAGAGACCTAAGCTTCGGAGCCGTAGCCTCGCTAAAGTACACCTGGAATGCCGTGTCGCTGGCGCGCAAGGTCATGGAGAGAACAGATCACGTCTTTCTCGTGGGCTACGGGGCCGATAAGCTGGCAGAGGCCTTGGGCTTCGAGCGTATCCCGCCCCCTTCGCCAAGGCTCCTCGAGAGGTATCGAGAGCTTCTCGAAAAGGTGAGGAGCCTCGGCTATGATTTATGGAGGAGGAATTTTGAGATCGTCAGGCTTTTTCTACCAGATACTGTCGGAGCAGTTGCCTTAGACAGGGATGGAAACCTGGCGGCTGCCACCAGCACTGGCGGGCTGTGGTTGAAGCTCCCGGGACGTGTGGGCGACACACCCCTCCCCGGAGCAGGCGTCTACGCCGAGAACGGAGTGGTGGCGGTCTCTGCTACCGGTATCGGGGAGCTCATCGCCAGGTACCTTGCAGCGGCGAGAGTGGCCTTCAAGGTGAAGTCCGGCGTAAGCGTTGAGCAGGCTGTTCGTGACGTGGTGCACGAGGTCACGAGGCTGTTTTCCGAGGAAAACACAATCGGGTTGATAGCCCTCGACGCGGCTGGGAACATCGGGATTCACTCCAACTGTGAGGTTTTCCTGAGAGGTTACACGTTTAAGGGCGGAGAGCCGCGGGTAGCGTTGCTAGGAAGCGAGGAGCCTCATTAG